From a region of the Candidatus Omnitrophota bacterium genome:
- the phoU gene encoding phosphate signaling complex protein PhoU → MERHIDQELKELNKDILRMGAYAEEAIFRSVEALKNRDRGLAKSVIDNDTNIDKLELAVDERCIDLIARYQPMAKDLRFITTGMKINTELERIADIAVDIAQRTLELVDKPILKPLVDIPKLAAVAQKMVKVAIDSFVKGDIGLAKEVMLSDPEADNLRNLIQKELVEDYMLKDASTAPRAVQLLLIARFLERICDHTTNIAEDVIYMVQAEVIRHHPEKLGDHT, encoded by the coding sequence ATGGAACGGCACATAGATCAGGAATTGAAGGAGCTCAACAAGGATATCTTAAGGATGGGCGCTTATGCGGAGGAGGCCATCTTCAGGTCCGTGGAGGCCCTGAAAAACCGGGACAGGGGCCTGGCCAAAAGCGTTATAGATAACGATACCAATATCGATAAGCTGGAATTGGCCGTAGATGAAAGGTGTATAGACCTGATAGCCCGTTATCAGCCGATGGCCAAAGACCTCCGCTTTATCACAACCGGCATGAAGATAAACACCGAGCTGGAGAGGATAGCCGATATAGCGGTCGACATAGCTCAACGTACGCTCGAGCTGGTAGATAAGCCGATCCTTAAGCCCCTGGTGGATATACCGAAATTGGCGGCAGTCGCGCAGAAGATGGTGAAGGTGGCGATAGATTCATTCGTGAAAGGGGATATCGGATTGGCCAAAGAGGTGATGCTGTCGGACCCTGAGGCCGATAATTTACGGAATTTGATACAGAAGGAGCTTGTCGAGGATTATATGCTCAAAGATGCCTCAACGGCCCCAAGGGCGGTCCAGCTTCTGTTGATCGCCCGCTTCCTGGAGCGCATATGCGACCACACGACGAATATTGCAGAAGACGTGATCTATATGGTACAGGCGGAGGTGATAAGGCACCATCCGGAGAAGCTGGGAGACCATACGTAA
- the pstB gene encoding phosphate ABC transporter ATP-binding protein PstB — protein sequence MTAKIETDKLNLWYGPFHALKDVDSGFSANRITAIIGPSGCGKSTLLRVFNRMNDLIEGVRTAGKVLVDGENIFGPEEDLVKLRKKVGMVFQRPNPFPLSIYENIVFGEKIHAGGITRDKLDEIVERSLKGVLLWDELKDKLNEPALRLSLEQKQRLCIARLIAVKPDVLLMDEPCSTLDPQATARVEELMRELKNRYTIIIVTHNMQQAARVSDDTGFMLLGELVEFGKTEQIFTAPRDRRTEDYITGRYG from the coding sequence ATGACGGCTAAAATAGAGACGGATAAGCTGAACCTGTGGTACGGACCTTTCCATGCCCTGAAGGATGTCGACTCGGGTTTCAGCGCGAACAGGATAACGGCTATCATAGGGCCGTCCGGCTGCGGCAAATCGACGCTCCTCCGGGTCTTCAACAGGATGAACGACCTCATCGAAGGCGTGCGGACGGCCGGCAAAGTCCTCGTTGACGGCGAGAATATCTTCGGTCCGGAAGAAGACCTCGTAAAATTACGCAAGAAGGTCGGCATGGTATTCCAGAGGCCGAACCCGTTCCCGCTCTCGATCTATGAAAATATAGTCTTTGGAGAGAAGATCCATGCGGGCGGCATTACAAGGGATAAACTGGACGAGATCGTCGAGAGGAGCCTTAAGGGCGTTCTTTTGTGGGATGAGTTGAAGGATAAGCTTAATGAGCCGGCATTGAGGTTATCATTAGAACAGAAACAGCGGCTTTGCATCGCCAGGCTTATCGCTGTCAAACCCGATGTGCTGTTGATGGATGAGCCATGTTCCACCCTGGACCCGCAGGCGACCGCCAGGGTCGAAGAATTGATGCGCGAATTGAAGAACAGGTATACTATAATAATAGTCACGCATAACATGCAGCAGGCGGCGCGCGTATCGGACGATACGGGGTTTATGCTTCTGGGCGAATTGGTAGAGTTCGGCAAGACGGAACAGATATTCACGGCGCCGCGCGACAGGCGCACAGAAGATTATATTACGGGGAGATATGGATAA